The following are encoded together in the Lathyrus oleraceus cultivar Zhongwan6 chromosome 3, CAAS_Psat_ZW6_1.0, whole genome shotgun sequence genome:
- the LOC127131916 gene encoding uncharacterized protein LOC127131916, translated as MSLLVRYQDHVALHLWFNEETVPKKELKTAAHGSKLIGWVSHSLSPVIERWGGFCNRTHGFTGSDAITMAIDLLGVSLEEEAEEVCSCRGAYSRLDWLEVIFTRRQDESIFDCAARAYMELLILLGATSLVTLYKYLGDASFYTCKQLGGYAFLLQFWIHEYFPIVGKRGFFKIVVIGSPFPREMKWMYKQAHRRLMSSGLCWMD; from the exons ATGTCTCTTCTAGTGAGGTATCAGGACCACGTTGCTCTCCATTTGTGGTTCAACGAA GAGACAGTTCCGAAGAAAGAATTGAAGACTGCTGCACATGGTAGCAAATTGATCGGATGGGTTTCACACAGTCTCTCACCGGTGATAGAGAGATG GGGAGGTTTCTGTAACCGTACACATGGTTTCACTGGTTCTGATGCTATTACTATGGCTATTGATTTGTTGGGTGTTTCGTTGGAGGAGGAAGCTGAAGAGGTTTGTAGTTGTAGAGGTGCATATTCTAGGTTGGATTGGTTGGAGGTGATTTTTACACGTCGGCAAGATGAGAGTATATTTGACTGTGCAGCTAGAGCCTATATGGAGTTGTTG ATATTGTTGGGGGCAACTTCACTTGTCACACTCTACAAATATCTAGGAGATGCTTCCTTTTATACTTGCAAGCAGCTTGGGGGATATGCCTTTTTGCTACAG TTTTGGATTCATGAGTATTTTCCAATTGTTGGCAAGAGAGGATTTTTTAAGATTGTTGTTATTGGTAGTCCATTTCCTAGGGAGATGAAATGGATGTACAAGCAAGCACACAGAAGGTTGATGAGCTCGGGTTTGTGTTGGATGGATTGA
- the LOC127128553 gene encoding amino acid transporter AVT1I isoform X1 has protein sequence MSEKDYNNSSLNVPLVTECKLEHSIDHEEKIIASHLSNKNELSFLRTCINGLNAIAGVGILSVPYALASGGWLSLSLLISIAAVAFYSGLLMKRCMEKNPNIRTYPDIGEVAFGKTGRLIVSVSMYTELYLVSIGFLILEGDNLSNLLPIEEFRVVGLSIGAKQFFVILVALIILPTVWLDNLSLLSYVSASGVFASAIIILSISWTAAFDGVGFHQKGDIVNWNGIPSAVSLYAFCYCAHPVFPTLYNSMRNKHQFSNVLMVCFILTTAGYASMAIIGYLMFGSNVESQVTLNLPLNKLSSKIAIYTTLVNPIAKFALMATPITNALKDLFPTTYKNNRVTNIFVSTVLVITNVIVALSIPFFGSLMSLVGAFLSVTASILLPCLCYLKISGTYRNFGVETVTIVMIIVVAIVMGISGTYTSVVEIVQNL, from the exons ATGTCAGAAAAAGATTACAACAACTCATCCTTAAACGTGCCTTTAGTAACTGAATGCAAGTTAGAACATTCCATTGATCATGAAGAGAAAATTATAGCCTCTCATCTATCAAACAAAAATGAATTATCTTTTCTCCGAACATGTATTAATGGACTCAATGCAATTGCAG GTGTTGGAATACTATCAGTTCCATATGCATTGGCCTCAGGAGGATGGTTAAGTTTATCACTTTTAATTTCGATTGCGGCAGTAGCGTTTTACTCGGGTTTATTAATGAAAAGATGCATGGAAAAAAATCCGAATATTCGAACATATCCTGATATTGGTGAAGTTGCATTTGGAAAAACAGGAAGATTAATAGTATCAGTATCAATGTATACAGAACTATACTTGGTTTCGATAGGGTTCTTGATTCTCGAGGGCGACAATTTGAGTAACTTATTACCGATCGAAGAGTTTCGAGTGGTTGGTTTATCCATCGGCGCAAAGCAGTTCTTTGTGATATTGGTTGCTCTAATTATTTTGCCGACGGTTTGGTTGGATAATCTGAGTTTGCTTTCTTATGTATCTGCAAGTGGTGTCTTTGCTTCTGCTATTATCATTTTGTCAATATCATGGACTGCAGCATTTGATGGAGTTGGTTTTCATCAAAAGGGTGATATTGTGAATTGGAATGGAATCCCTTCTGCTGTTAGCTTGTATGCTTTTTGCTATTGTGCACATCCAGTTTTCCCTACTCTATACAATTCCATGAGGAACAAACATCAATTCTCAAAT GTCCTAATGGTATGCTTTATATTAACCACAGCTGGTTATGCATCAATGGCTATAATTGGTTACTTAATGTTTGGTTCAAATGTTGAATCACAAGTAACATTAAACTTACCACTAAATAAATTAAGTTCAAAAATTGCAATATACACAACCTTGGTGAATCCAATAGCAAAGTTTGCTTTGATGGCAACACCAATTACAAATGCTTTGAAAGATTTATTTCCAACAACATACAAGAATAATAGAGTGACCAACATCTTTGTGAGCACTGTCCTTGTCATTACCAATGTTATTGTTGCATTGAGTATTCCATTCTTTGGTTCTCTTATGTCATTGGTTGGAGCATTTCTAAGTGTCACTGCTTCTATTTTGCTTCCTTGTTTGTGTTACTTGAAGATTTCTGGCACTTATAGGAATTTTGGGGTTGAGACTGTGACAATAGTGATGATAATAGTAGTAGCTATAGTAATGGGAATATCTGGGACATATACTTCAGTTGTTGAAATAGTGCAAAACTTGTAA
- the LOC127131915 gene encoding uncharacterized protein LOC127131915: protein MKVGIRNKVTIIITCSDTKTGKRGRSDNIIFGYDRGGKYKEGDSETQSATKKCGCPFKIRSTSSKDGFGWKIDVKYGLHNHGLSSRFEDHSFVGRLNADDQQHIIDLTKHHVPPRHVFLSLQERDSKNVTQITQIYKRKSKMQKDKGS, encoded by the coding sequence ATGAAGGTTGGAATCAGGAATAAAGTGACTATTATAATAACCTGTTCAGACACCAAAACTGGCAAGAGAGGAAGAAGTGACAATATTATATTTGGTTATGATAGAGGCGGAAAATACAAAGAAGGAGATAGTGAAACACAAAGTGCTACCAAGAAATGTGGTTGTCCATTCAAAATTAGGTCAACATCGTCAAAAGATGGTTttggttggaagattgatgtaaaatatGGACTTCACAACCATGGTTTATCGAGTAGATTTGAAGATCATTCGTTTGTAGGCCGACTTAATGCTGATGATCAACAACATATTATTGATTTGACAAAACATCATGTTCCACCAAGACACGTGTTCTTATCATTGCAAGAACGAGATTCGAAGAATGTGACTCAGATCACCCAAATATATAAACGTAAGAGTAAGATGCAGAAAGACAAGGGATCCTAG